A genomic window from Megalobrama amblycephala isolate DHTTF-2021 linkage group LG2, ASM1881202v1, whole genome shotgun sequence includes:
- the LOC125262942 gene encoding trace amine-associated receptor 13c-like has product MAYETEDHGTQYCFPAINSSCIKGKRSRHEYNIMYVFFSLLSAWTVFLNLLVIISISHFKKLHTPTNLLILSLAVADLLVGLIVIPTEAIKLIETCWYFGNNVCGLFTIIINLIILASLINLVLIAVDRYVAVCHPLLYPQKITMTKTLVSICLCWFWSSAYNTTLIINNGYFNTTHRSNVCYGDCSIIITYAWSVIDLILSFLSPCILIITLYLRIFHVVHKQVKVINSLKGGKCVMEGSVRRKSESKAALTLGIIVTVYLLCWIPYYICSILVSSSTNINVLTWAVYTNSGLNPLVYAFFYSWFKKTVKHILTLKIFQPASSLVNIFTEHQL; this is encoded by the coding sequence ATGGCCTATGAGACAGAGGATCATGGGACTCAATACTGCTTTCCTGCCATCAACTCATCATGTATCAAGGGAAAACGCTCCAGACATGAATACAATAttatgtatgtgtttttttCATTGCTGTCAGCATGGACTGTGTTTCTGAACCTGCTGGTGATCATCTCCATCTCTCACTTCAAGAAGCTTCACACTCCAACAAATCtgctcattctctctctggCTGTGGCTGACCTGCTTGTTGGACTTATTGTGATACCCACAGAAGCCATTAAACTGATTGAGACATGTTGGTACTTTGGAAACAATGTATGTGGGTTGTTTACTATAATCATCAATCTGATTATTTTAGCATCTCTTATTAATTTAGTGTTAATTGCTGTTGATCGTTATGTGGCTGTGTGTCACCCTTTACTGTACCCACAGAAAATAACAATGACTAAAACTTTAGTAAGCATctgtttgtgttggttttggtCCTCAGCTTATAACACAACCCTTATAATTAATAATGGTTATTTCAACACCACACACAGATCAAATGTGTGTTATGGCGATTGCTCCATTATAATTACTTATGCCTGGAGTGTAATTGATCTGATTTTGTCCTTTCTGTCTCCTTGTATCCTgatcataactttatatttgcGGATTTTCCATGTTGTACATAAGCAAGTGAAAGTTATAAACTCTCTAAAGGGTGGTAAATGTGTAATGGAAGGTTCAGTGAGGAGGAAATCTGAGAGCAAAGCTGCTCTGACATTAGGAATCATTGTGACAGTTTATCTGCTGTGCTGGATTCCGTACTATATCTGCTCTATATTAGTAAGTTCTTCCACAAACATAAATGTTTTGACATGGGCTGTGTACACAAACTCAGGTCTGAATCCTCTGGTCTATGCTTTTTTTTACTCTTGGTTTAAAAAGACAGTTAAACACATCTTAACTCTGAAAATATTTCAGCCAGCATCCTCTCTGGTCAATATTTTTACAGAACATCAATTGTAA